In the Rhipicephalus sanguineus isolate Rsan-2018 unplaced genomic scaffold, BIME_Rsan_1.4 Seq1073, whole genome shotgun sequence genome, one interval contains:
- the LOC119376047 gene encoding uncharacterized protein LOC119376047 — protein MDIDRIKRKRAVVRTSTTKLLNDIATMEDDASLATKVLGVAWNAQTDNFEYNMTSLLDFLNTRADSKRFVLQVSARIFDPFGFIAPTTLYVKILFQRLWELGAGWDDPLPEEMRAEWDCWCEELQCIKGVSIPRVISRDFRHEETEKVLHIFCDASPKAYGAVAYVACKSPLGIITISLIMAKSRVAPLKRLSLPRLELMGALIGARLCRYVVKALDLQNAATILWTDSTVAMHWIKGNAARWKPFVANRVSELQALTDPKDWRHCPGPDNPADLITRGILPSALLESELWWKGPHWLHGDETHWPTTGEPSPGVAECHVEERKVTVMPIVSSSSEAVLKVEEFSSFSRVVRVTAWIHRFVNNCRNGKERKSGPLRAEEVIDAERYWLAATQGEAFSDDISNLKAQRPLRKGSPVLPFNPYLDREGLMRVGGRLQFTDNHEETKHPIVLPGTHPFTLLLIRKEHVRMLHSGVRDTLAQLRESYWIIRGRQAVKKVIKRCLICRKQSCPPATEPVAPLPADRVTKGNPFDTVGIDFAGPLICQQSRDVRKCYIAIFTCAVTRAVHLELVSDMSTTAFLLAFKRFVARRGICSTIYSDNALTFKRAAKDLKAMFALLKSQEMQSYFAGNQIRWKFIVERAAWWGGFWERLVRSVKVALRKVLGRSSLNFEELTTVLYEVEAVINSRPLTFTYEDAREPEPLSPAHFLVGRKLTTLPPHHLPAEIPGGDAHLSRRWKYRSAMAEGFWRRWRKEYLLELRSAHLSHPTTSSDLKIGDLVLLKEDHLKRHMWKIARIKETFKGRDGRVRACRLALSGGTELKRPIQLLYPLEVDEQ, from the exons ATGGACATCGACAGGATCAAGCGCAAAAGGGCCGTGGTGCGGACGTCAACGACAAAGCTTCTCAACGACATAGCCACCATGGAGGACGACGCATCACTCG CCACCAAGGTATTGGGAGTGGCCTGGAATGCTCAGACGGATAATTTTGAGTACAATATGACCTCACTTCTTGATTTCCTCAACACAAGAGCTGACAGCAAGAGATTCGTACTGCAAGTCTCAGCCAGAATTTTCGACCCCTTTGGGTTTATTGCTCCCACAACACTGTACGTAAAGATATTGTTCCAAAGATTGTGGGAGTTGGGTGCTGGTTGGGACGATCCCTTGCCAGAAGAAATGCGGGCGGAGTGGGACTGCTGGTGTGAAGAGCTTCAATGCATCAAGGGAGTGTCCATTCCGAGAGTCATATCAAGGGATTTCCGACATGAAGAGACAGAGAAAGTGTTGCACATTTTCTGCGATGCCAGCCCGAAGGCCTACGGTGCTGTCGCATACGTTGCATGCAAGTCTCCTCTGGGAATAATCACTATAAGCCTAATTATGGCCAAATCAAGAGTAGCTCCTTTGAAGCGCCTCTCGTTACCCCGACTGGAGCTGATGGGGGCCCTCATTGGCGCTCGACTGTGCCGCTACGTTGTCAAGGCCTTGGACCTCCAGAATGCTGCTACTATTCTTTGGACTGATTCCACAGTGGCTATGCACTGGATTAAAGGAAACGCTGCCAGATGGAAGCCCTTCGTGGCAAACCGGGTGTCAGAGCTACAGGCGCTGACTGATCCTAAAGATTGGAGACACTGCCCAGGACCAGACAACCCCGCTGATCTAATCACTCGCGGTATCCTCCCGTCGGCCTTGTTGGAGAGCGAGTTGTGGTGGAAAGGACCCCATTGGCTTCACGGCGATGAGACGCATTGGCCAACGACAGGCGAGCCGAGCCCAGGGGTTGCAGAATGTCACGTAGAAGAGAGAAAAGTGACGGTGATGCCCATTGTCTCATCATCATCCGAGGCAGTGCTGAAAGTGGAAGAGTTCAGCTCATTCAGCAGAGTCGTTCGCGTAACTGCGTGGATCCACCGCTTTGTCAACAATTGCCGCaacgggaaggaaagaaaaagtggcCCACTACGAGCTGAAGAAGTGATCGATGCTGAGAGGTACTGGTTGGCTGCAACTCAAGGAGAAGCATTCAGCGACGACATTTCCAACCTGAAAGCCCAAAGACCGCTGCGCAAAGGCTCTCCTGTTTTGCCATTCAACCCGTACCTTGACAGGGAAGGTCTCATGCGAGTTGGTGGACGCCTGCAATTCACTGACAACCACGAAGAGACCAAACATCCTATCGTTCTCCCTGGCACTCACCCCTTCACGCTGCTGCTCATAAGGAAAGAGCACGTGAGAATGCTGCACTCAGGGGTACGCGACACCCTGGCGCAGTTGCGAGAGTCGTATTGGATCATCCGAGGGCGCCAGGCCGTAAAAAAGGTTATCAAGCGGTGCCTCATTTGTCGCAAACAAAGTTGCCCTCCCGCCACGGAACCAGTAGCACCACTTCCAGCTGACAGAGTGACAAAAGGAAATCCGTTCGACACCGTTGGCATCGATTTCGCAGGACCTTTGATTTGTCAACAGTCGCGCGACGTCCGGAAATGTTACATCGCAATTTTCACCTGCGCTGTGACACGTGCCGTGCATCTTGAGCTCGTCAGCGACATGTCGACTACAGCCTTTCTCCTGGCATTCAAGCGCTTCGTGGCTCGCAGGGGAATCTGCTCGACTATTTATTCGGACAACGCGCTAACTTTCAAGAGAGCAGCAAAAGACCTGAAAGCGATGTTCGCGCTACTAAAATCACAGGAAATGCAGTCTTACTTCGCCGGAAACCAAATCAGGTGGAAGTTTATTGTTGAAAGGGCAGCTTGGTGGGGCGGATTCTGGGAGCGGTTGGTGCGATCGGTGAAGGTAGCGTTGCGCAAGGTGTTAGGTCGGAGCAGTTTAAACTTTGAAGAACTCACAACGGTCTTGTACGAAGTGGAGGCCGTGATAAACTCACGCCCATTGACTTTCACCTACGAAGATGCCCGAGAGCCAGAACCACTGTCGCCGGCGCACTTCCTCGTCGGAAGAAAGCTGACAACCCTTCCTCCACACCACCTGCCAGCCGAAATTCCGGGCGGTGACGCGCATCTCTCACGGCGCTGGAAGTACCGGTCAGCCATGGCTGAAGGATTTTGGAGACGATGGCGGAAAGAGTATTTATTGGAGCTTAGATCAGCCCATTTGTCTCACCCAACGACATCGAGTGACCTAAAGATAGGCGATTTGGTGCTTTTAAAAGAAGACCATTTGAAACGCCACATGTGGAAGATCGCCAGAATCAAAGAAACGTTCAAGGGCAGAGACGGCAGGGTGCGGGCCTGCCGGCTGGCACTAAGCGGGGGAACGGAGCTGAAACGACCAATACAGCTGCTTTATCCTCTAGAAGTCGACGAACAATGA